One part of the Aurantibacillus circumpalustris genome encodes these proteins:
- a CDS encoding M28 family metallopeptidase, with product MRLLAFAFLLLLFSQAVAQDTVYARKVIRHLTSEKCFGRGYVKNGLCEAEKFITSELKNQKPNSLFGKSYTQSFFHPVNTFPSSCELSINGKLLKPGEDFILSPEACSSKGKFSLQKVDTTHFIYAEDPKISLSLKNKLTYSVGREVAGFCGIEIDRTKFKEEPKEIEVNIKNKFVSKFESKNIGCFINGSLNSDSLIVFSAHYDHLGGMGKSTFFPGANDNASGVSVILNLIKYYQAHPPKYKTVFLFFAGEEAGLLGSKFFVESNMIDLYKIKFLVNLDLLGTGDDGIMVVNGAVYEKEFSQLAKINAEQNLVKEIKKRGKASNSDHYWFSEKGVHCFFIYTMGGIKAYHDVYDIEKTLPLTDYVDVFHLLTEFISMF from the coding sequence ATGCGTTTACTAGCTTTTGCTTTTCTTCTCTTATTATTCTCGCAGGCTGTCGCTCAAGATACTGTGTATGCGAGAAAAGTGATTCGTCATTTGACTTCTGAAAAATGTTTTGGAAGAGGTTATGTGAAAAATGGACTTTGCGAAGCCGAAAAATTTATCACTTCAGAATTAAAAAATCAAAAGCCAAATTCTTTGTTTGGAAAAAGCTACACGCAATCCTTTTTCCATCCGGTTAATACTTTTCCAAGTAGCTGCGAACTAAGTATCAATGGCAAATTATTGAAGCCAGGTGAAGATTTTATTCTTAGTCCTGAAGCCTGCTCTTCCAAAGGAAAATTTTCTCTTCAAAAAGTAGATACGACACATTTTATTTACGCTGAAGATCCAAAGATATCATTGAGTCTTAAAAACAAATTAACTTATAGTGTTGGCCGAGAAGTTGCAGGTTTTTGTGGAATAGAAATTGATCGCACAAAATTTAAAGAAGAGCCAAAAGAAATAGAAGTAAACATTAAAAACAAATTCGTTTCTAAATTTGAAAGTAAAAACATTGGTTGTTTTATAAATGGTTCGCTTAACTCAGATAGTTTGATTGTTTTCTCAGCGCATTACGATCATTTGGGCGGAATGGGAAAATCCACATTTTTTCCGGGAGCCAATGACAATGCCAGTGGTGTGAGTGTGATCTTAAATCTGATCAAGTATTACCAAGCACATCCACCAAAATATAAAACAGTTTTTCTATTTTTTGCAGGCGAAGAAGCCGGATTATTGGGTTCTAAATTTTTTGTAGAAAGCAATATGATAGATCTTTACAAAATTAAATTTTTGGTAAACCTAGATTTGCTTGGAACTGGAGATGATGGAATAATGGTTGTAAACGGAGCGGTTTATGAAAAAGAATTTTCTCAGTTAGCGAAAATAAACGCCGAACAAAATCTGGTGAAAGAAATTAAAAAACGTGGTAAGGCTTCTAATAGTGATCACTACTGGTTCTCAGAAAAAGGGGTGCACTGTTTTTTTATCTATACAATGGGTGGAATAAAAGCTTACCATGATGTTTACGACATTGAAAAAACATTGCCACTAACAGATTATGTAGATGTGTTTCATCTTTTGACTGAGTTTATCTCGATGTTTTAA
- a CDS encoding Fic family protein, with translation MNGLIAGPGKYRKQGVGIVKGTKLEYVTPPYKNVPYLMRDLFAYLKNSDELIIIKSCVFHYEMEFIHPFLDGNGRLGRLWQTLILMSEYPIFEFLPFETLINQTRREYYKSLAMSDKAGNSTFFIEYMLEVINESLKGILSCNNRILKDFDRLEYFITLGMKKFTRKDYMNIFKDLSSATASRDLKKGVDLKIFRSVGSKNKTEYVLK, from the coding sequence ATGAATGGATTGATAGCTGGTCCTGGAAAGTACAGGAAACAGGGAGTAGGGATAGTTAAGGGAACTAAATTAGAGTATGTTACTCCGCCGTACAAAAATGTCCCGTATTTAATGAGGGACTTATTTGCCTATTTAAAAAATTCTGATGAACTAATAATCATTAAGAGTTGCGTTTTTCATTATGAGATGGAATTTATTCACCCTTTTCTTGATGGAAATGGACGATTGGGAAGGTTATGGCAAACACTAATTCTGATGTCAGAATACCCAATCTTTGAGTTCTTGCCCTTTGAAACTTTAATCAATCAAACACGAAGAGAGTATTATAAATCACTTGCAATGAGCGACAAGGCGGGTAATTCGACTTTTTTTATTGAGTACATGCTTGAGGTTATTAATGAATCTTTAAAAGGTATACTGTCATGCAACAATAGAATTTTAAAGGACTTCGATAGATTAGAATATTTCATCACTTTAGGAATGAAAAAATTTACAAGAAAAGATTACATGAATATCTTTAAAGACTTGTCTTCTGCTACAGCAAGTAGAGATTTAAAGAAGGGTGTTGATTTAAAAATATTTCGGAGCGTTGGGAGTAAAAATAAAACAGAATATGTTTTGAAATAG
- a CDS encoding ELWxxDGT repeat protein, with protein MQAQEPILIKDGMIIKSLTRCDGTLYFSGKNIDQSSQLYRTNESNDETFIVKEIKANESRREVGDPTDLIAVNNLLFFNQYDGNGDYKKLWVTDGTESGTKIVKNSTLTFGLANGIAFKNQLFFVDYLCGLWHSDGTEEGTKLLKHFDLFGVSFKGPNFMIMDNSLFFFATDSAHGTELWKTDGTADGTVLVKDINIGSASSSDYGNSSTVNNGYLYFSANDGIHGSEPWRTDGSDEGTVMLKDINPGSQSSTPKDFIVNKGVVYFSAADTSYLANYYNSPYSVNNTELYRTDGTENGTYMVKDINKSKLFGSRVDNLMTCNNQLLFLASNSDVVSPFPSFFPVDLYTSDGSSKGTHLFREVCNDICFPGTFVKSKYEIYFFANDSSKRWLCKTNGYANGTMKMIDLSGEQFYQSPSGMIVVGSNLYFTTYTGNNFISKLWKLKISEEAPANLDSLSSVFPNFLKIFPNPFSNEIELKFTKTPNSSVKINLYDGIGKRIFQGEFSPDQYLIMNELDKFPLGIYLLEVSYDDQKIIKKLIKSK; from the coding sequence TTGCAAGCGCAAGAACCTATTTTGATAAAAGATGGAATGATTATAAAATCATTGACGCGTTGCGATGGCACGCTTTATTTTAGTGGCAAAAACATAGACCAATCCAGTCAGTTATACAGAACCAATGAAAGTAATGATGAAACATTTATCGTAAAAGAGATTAAGGCTAATGAATCTCGGCGAGAAGTAGGGGATCCTACAGATTTGATCGCAGTAAATAATCTGTTGTTTTTTAATCAGTACGATGGTAATGGCGATTATAAAAAACTTTGGGTTACGGATGGGACTGAAAGCGGCACAAAAATAGTCAAAAATAGCACTTTAACTTTTGGCCTAGCAAATGGCATCGCCTTTAAAAATCAATTATTTTTCGTTGACTATCTTTGTGGATTGTGGCATTCTGATGGTACGGAAGAGGGAACCAAGTTATTGAAACATTTCGATTTGTTCGGGGTGTCATTCAAAGGGCCAAATTTCATGATTATGGATAATAGTTTATTTTTTTTCGCTACTGATTCTGCGCATGGTACTGAATTATGGAAAACGGATGGTACTGCCGATGGAACCGTTTTAGTTAAAGATATCAATATTGGATCTGCCTCTTCTAGCGATTACGGCAATTCGTCGACGGTCAACAATGGATATTTATATTTTTCCGCTAATGATGGCATTCATGGAAGCGAGCCATGGCGAACAGATGGTAGCGATGAGGGAACAGTAATGCTAAAAGATATAAATCCAGGATCGCAAAGTTCGACACCCAAAGATTTTATTGTTAATAAAGGAGTTGTTTATTTTTCGGCAGCTGACACTTCCTATTTAGCAAACTATTATAATTCTCCGTATTCCGTAAACAACACGGAATTATATAGAACAGATGGAACAGAAAATGGAACCTATATGGTAAAGGATATTAATAAAAGTAAATTGTTCGGATCGCGAGTGGATAATTTAATGACCTGTAATAATCAACTACTCTTTTTGGCGTCAAACAGCGACGTGGTATCACCATTTCCTTCTTTCTTTCCTGTTGACTTATACACGAGTGATGGCTCCTCAAAAGGAACACATCTGTTTAGAGAAGTTTGCAATGATATTTGTTTTCCAGGAACTTTTGTAAAATCAAAATATGAAATTTACTTTTTTGCAAATGACAGTTCGAAAAGATGGTTGTGTAAGACCAATGGTTACGCAAATGGTACTATGAAAATGATTGATTTATCAGGAGAGCAGTTTTATCAGAGCCCAAGTGGAATGATTGTTGTTGGTTCAAATCTTTATTTTACTACATATACTGGTAATAATTTTATCAGTAAATTATGGAAACTAAAAATTAGCGAAGAAGCACCAGCTAACTTAGACTCTTTATCTAGTGTATTCCCTAATTTTCTTAAAATATTTCCGAATCCATTCTCAAACGAAATTGAATTAAAATTTACAAAAACTCCAAATAGCTCAGTTAAAATTAACTTATATGATGGTATTGGTAAAAGAATATTTCAAGGAGAATTTTCACCAGATCAATATTTAATTATGAACGAGTTGGATAAATTTCCGTTGGGTATTTATTTACTTGAGGTAAGTTATGATGATCAAAAGATTATTAAAAAACTTATAAAATCAAAATAA
- a CDS encoding DHCW motif cupin fold protein, which yields MILNNIPPNLIDWHNTPTEKSNGAKGFASSKIKLFGDIKIRQVQYSADYLADHWCVKGHIIHILEGELILDYKDGTSHIITANTTYIVGDDGIPHMAKSINGALVLVID from the coding sequence ATGATCTTAAACAACATACCACCTAATTTAATTGATTGGCATAATACTCCAACTGAGAAAAGTAATGGAGCAAAAGGTTTTGCCTCAAGTAAAATAAAATTGTTTGGAGATATTAAAATCAGACAAGTTCAGTATTCTGCTGATTATTTGGCAGATCATTGGTGTGTTAAAGGACACATTATACATATTTTAGAAGGAGAATTAATTCTAGATTATAAAGATGGAACAAGTCATATAATTACTGCTAATACCACATACATTGTTGGCGATGATGGCATTCCACATATGGCCAAATCAATAAATGGTGCTCTTGTATTGGTAATCGACTAA
- a CDS encoding DUF523 domain-containing protein, translating into MTDKTHLNNLRVPTKENPLRILMSACLTGLTCGYDGTANGEYPSALKFLKYDTVKIVKFCPEEFSFGTPREMCDIHGGTGMDVLNGKAKVLTETGKDWTEGMVKASEKMLEIAFREKVEVAVLMDISAACGSQVIYDGNRFSENKVYQIGAGVCAAQLIRNGIKVISQRDYASLEILYSKIDSSHKIDLSKVDHHEIDWYKNYFKV; encoded by the coding sequence ATGACTGACAAAACCCATTTAAATAATTTAAGGGTTCCCACTAAGGAAAACCCACTAAGAATTCTCATGAGTGCCTGTTTAACAGGTTTAACCTGCGGATACGATGGAACCGCAAATGGCGAATATCCCAGTGCATTAAAATTCTTAAAATACGACACGGTGAAGATTGTAAAATTTTGTCCTGAAGAATTTTCCTTTGGAACGCCTAGAGAAATGTGTGATATCCATGGTGGAACGGGTATGGATGTATTAAATGGCAAAGCAAAAGTACTAACTGAAACTGGTAAAGATTGGACAGAAGGCATGGTTAAAGCTTCTGAAAAAATGTTAGAAATTGCTTTTAGAGAAAAAGTAGAAGTAGCTGTTTTAATGGATATCAGCGCAGCCTGTGGCAGTCAGGTGATATACGACGGTAATAGATTTAGCGAAAACAAAGTATACCAAATTGGCGCTGGAGTTTGTGCCGCACAACTCATTCGAAATGGCATTAAAGTAATTAGCCAAAGAGATTATGCTTCCTTAGAAATCCTCTATTCAAAAATTGACAGCAGTCATAAAATCGATTTGAGTAAAGTGGACCATCATGAAATTGATTGGTATAAAAATTATTTTAAGGTATAG
- a CDS encoding LytR/AlgR family response regulator transcription factor, whose translation MKIKVLIVEDEVLVAEDLADFLRECGFDVSGIAINFEECFLYIDKHQPDIIIMDICLRGKLDGIEIVQILNQTIKIPFMFLTASADPSTITRALPLGPCAFLSKPFNKNDVKIALELGCQKHNKNAIQSSLASPVNTNHPVFVKDGSHYKRIDINSILYIEAKGSYSEVVTEGKSYTLSYNLNHFSDQIKNPVFKKIHRSFIVNIDRVEGFDNSSVIINKTILPISRQYHKEIMSLFQKL comes from the coding sequence ATGAAAATAAAAGTGCTTATAGTTGAAGACGAGGTCTTAGTAGCAGAAGATCTTGCTGATTTTTTACGGGAATGTGGTTTTGATGTTTCAGGTATTGCTATCAATTTCGAAGAATGTTTTCTTTATATTGATAAACATCAACCAGACATTATAATCATGGATATTTGTTTAAGAGGAAAGCTCGACGGGATTGAAATTGTTCAAATACTCAACCAAACTATAAAGATTCCTTTTATGTTTTTAACAGCAAGTGCAGATCCTTCGACGATTACTAGAGCCCTGCCTTTGGGTCCATGTGCTTTCCTATCTAAACCTTTTAATAAAAATGACGTAAAAATAGCCTTAGAACTTGGATGTCAAAAGCACAATAAAAACGCAATTCAATCCTCTCTAGCTTCCCCAGTTAACACGAACCACCCTGTATTCGTAAAAGATGGAAGCCACTATAAAAGAATTGACATTAATTCAATACTATATATTGAAGCAAAGGGAAGCTATTCGGAGGTGGTCACAGAAGGTAAATCGTATACACTCTCATATAACTTAAATCATTTTTCAGACCAAATAAAAAACCCAGTCTTTAAAAAAATTCACAGATCTTTTATTGTTAATATCGACAGAGTAGAGGGCTTTGACAACTCTTCAGTAATTATTAATAAAACAATATTGCCAATAAGTCGTCAATACCACAAGGAAATCATGAGTTTGTTTCAGAAACTTTAA
- a CDS encoding MBL fold metallo-hydrolase: MRIEYVSHSCFVIETDGTKIAFDPWITGSAYKNQWHLFPKPIDTTCVEQADVIVISHGHEDHLHHESLIRIQKNAHVFFPFQWREGVVNYFKHLHFKEITEAVSFKTYTFKNLKITYLGYSLESVIVVECEGYVIVNINDALNSNHETAVDFLLAKIKTKWPKIDFLFSGWSGAGYFPNKVHYKGKDDKEVARIREQYFADNFCKFTKYLQPNIAVPFAPGFVLLSDENRWINDIKFPRQIVGRYYHEHFEKKTHIQFPIIYPGDYFIDTTFHKKSKYHANKDDHEIYSDLDKVFSKEIIIANQINFTNEDEMSELQTKLTFWLNKNKKLYNPKVIEDSIFSIKFTDVKKNNYFNISLKNKMPEVNRSNYSKKEDRLIITTKAKLLSLNLDKIWGGDVLSIGYAIDIEVFEELSLEKNLDIVCVRLITRYPIFKDDVTHNTSRVLKYYFNNPSLTNLWITQKIKLRPYVNKYPFNERDHWITYSKCDLCQVCKMPELDFEKLQSSD, from the coding sequence ATGCGTATAGAATATGTTTCCCATTCATGTTTTGTTATTGAAACGGATGGTACCAAAATAGCATTCGACCCTTGGATAACAGGGTCAGCTTATAAGAATCAATGGCACTTATTTCCAAAACCTATTGATACTACTTGTGTTGAACAAGCTGACGTTATTGTAATATCTCACGGGCATGAAGACCACTTGCACCACGAATCATTAATTCGAATACAAAAAAACGCACATGTCTTTTTCCCTTTTCAATGGCGAGAAGGTGTTGTGAATTATTTCAAACACTTACATTTTAAAGAGATTACTGAAGCGGTAAGTTTTAAAACATATACTTTTAAGAATTTAAAAATAACGTATCTAGGTTATTCGCTTGAAAGTGTAATTGTAGTTGAATGTGAAGGGTACGTAATTGTAAATATTAATGACGCTCTAAATTCTAATCATGAAACCGCTGTTGACTTTCTCTTGGCTAAAATAAAAACAAAGTGGCCTAAAATAGATTTTCTGTTTTCTGGTTGGAGTGGCGCAGGATATTTCCCTAATAAAGTGCATTACAAAGGTAAAGATGATAAAGAAGTTGCTCGGATTAGAGAACAATATTTTGCAGATAACTTTTGTAAGTTTACTAAATATTTACAGCCAAATATAGCTGTTCCTTTTGCCCCTGGTTTTGTATTATTAAGCGATGAAAACCGATGGATAAATGATATAAAATTTCCTCGGCAAATTGTAGGTCGGTATTATCATGAACATTTTGAAAAGAAAACACACATTCAATTTCCAATTATCTATCCGGGTGATTATTTTATTGATACTACATTTCATAAAAAGTCTAAATACCATGCCAATAAAGATGATCACGAAATTTATAGCGATTTAGATAAGGTATTCAGCAAAGAAATTATCATTGCAAATCAAATAAATTTTACAAATGAAGATGAGATGAGCGAATTACAGACTAAACTCACCTTTTGGCTAAACAAAAATAAAAAGTTATACAACCCTAAAGTTATTGAAGACTCAATTTTTAGCATAAAGTTTACGGATGTGAAGAAAAATAATTATTTTAATATATCATTAAAGAATAAAATGCCTGAGGTTAATAGAAGTAATTATTCAAAAAAAGAAGACCGTCTTATAATTACAACAAAAGCTAAACTACTATCTCTAAACCTTGATAAAATATGGGGGGGAGATGTTCTATCAATAGGCTACGCGATAGATATAGAAGTGTTTGAGGAGTTGTCTCTTGAAAAGAACTTAGATATTGTTTGCGTTAGACTTATTACACGTTATCCCATTTTTAAAGACGATGTAACACATAATACTAGTAGAGTTTTAAAATATTATTTCAATAATCCATCTCTTACTAACTTATGGATTACTCAAAAAATAAAACTACGTCCCTACGTAAATAAATATCCATTTAATGAGCGCGATCATTGGATTACATATAGCAAATGCGATTTGTGTCAGGTTTGCAAAATGCCGGAATTAGATTTTGAGAAATTACAATCTTCCGATTAA
- a CDS encoding bifunctional UDP-N-acetylmuramoyl-tripeptide:D-alanyl-D-alanine ligase/alanine racemase, protein MYTLDQIAEITNIKLVGKNNYSIHHFLNDSRSVLYSNETLFIALRTERNNGHNYIPELIEKGVTSFLISENDFNTSPYSDSNISFLVSIDPLKTIQQLAAYHRQQFSIPVIGITGSNGKTVVKEWLYQLLKTNYSICRSPKSYNSQIGVPLSVLNLNASHTLAIFEAGISQPGEMETLASIIRPTIGVLTSIGSAHDEGFKNREEKIQEKIKLLLGSDALIISGLEKNKISESLQKKSVFVSEYNDADLKVKFENNTLHLKSKNVDHTFKIPFSDLASLSNTAACVGVMLHLGFKEKEIAEKIKLLQPVALRLEIKKGIHNSLIINDYYNSDLDSLKIALTHLQQQNNRLKKMVIVSDIEQSGISPSDLYHNLADLFSQYEIDLVVGIGKEIIQHKPLFKSNSLFFESTQNFIEQFRFINYQFSDAGILLKGGRSFGFENISRLLQLKSHDTVFEIDLNKLTENVNYYRSLISKEVKIMGMVKAMGYGSGSTEIARTLQHMGVDYLAVAYADEGVELRASHISLPIMVMSPEEDAFEDIINYQLEPEIYHFKVLRSFVAKLDSMGITEPYPVHLKIDTGMHRLGFEEQDFNELLKELQRTPQLKVQSVFSHLSGSDNPDLDAFTKEQIRIFESAYNLLEKGLGYTVIKHICNSGAITRFKEAHYNMVRLGIGMYGVGVNEKEQNKLKNVGTLKTRISQIKNVVKGQTVSYNRSGKINSDTKIATIPIGYADGFSRALGNGKHGVYIQNTFCKTVGNICMDMCMVDVTAIRCNEGEEVIIFENAEQINVMAQAINSISYEVLTSVSARVKRVYVQE, encoded by the coding sequence ATGTACACGCTCGATCAAATAGCAGAAATAACAAACATTAAGCTTGTTGGCAAGAACAATTACAGCATTCACCATTTCCTAAATGATAGCAGAAGTGTGCTTTACTCGAATGAAACTTTATTTATTGCTTTAAGAACAGAAAGAAACAATGGACATAATTATATCCCTGAATTGATCGAAAAAGGTGTGACGTCGTTTTTAATTTCCGAAAACGATTTTAATACATCACCTTATAGCGATTCTAATATTTCATTTCTTGTTTCCATAGACCCACTTAAAACCATTCAGCAACTTGCCGCGTATCATCGACAACAATTTTCGATTCCTGTTATTGGCATTACTGGTAGTAATGGTAAAACAGTTGTAAAGGAATGGTTGTATCAACTATTAAAAACTAATTATTCTATTTGTAGAAGTCCAAAAAGTTACAATTCGCAAATTGGCGTACCATTAAGTGTTTTAAATTTAAATGCCTCACACACACTTGCTATTTTTGAAGCTGGAATTTCTCAGCCTGGCGAGATGGAAACACTTGCTTCCATTATCCGACCAACGATAGGAGTGCTCACTTCTATTGGTTCAGCTCATGATGAAGGGTTTAAAAATCGCGAAGAAAAAATTCAGGAAAAAATAAAATTACTTTTAGGGAGTGATGCTTTAATTATTTCCGGATTAGAAAAAAATAAAATTTCAGAATCACTACAAAAAAAATCAGTTTTTGTCTCTGAGTATAATGACGCAGACTTAAAAGTAAAGTTCGAAAACAATACGTTACATCTTAAATCTAAAAATGTTGACCATACTTTTAAAATCCCTTTTTCTGATTTAGCGTCTCTTAGCAACACTGCCGCCTGTGTGGGGGTAATGCTACATTTAGGTTTCAAAGAAAAAGAAATAGCTGAAAAAATAAAATTGCTTCAACCGGTTGCCTTACGTTTAGAAATAAAAAAGGGGATCCATAATTCTTTAATTATAAACGATTATTATAATTCAGATCTCGATTCTCTTAAAATCGCTTTAACACACTTGCAGCAACAAAATAACCGTTTAAAGAAAATGGTAATTGTTTCGGATATTGAACAGTCTGGCATTAGCCCTTCAGACTTGTATCATAACTTGGCTGACTTGTTTTCGCAATACGAGATTGATTTGGTTGTAGGAATTGGAAAAGAAATAATTCAACACAAACCTTTATTTAAAAGCAATTCTTTATTTTTTGAAAGCACGCAGAATTTCATTGAACAGTTTCGCTTTATCAATTATCAATTCAGCGACGCAGGTATTTTACTTAAAGGCGGACGGAGTTTTGGTTTTGAAAACATTAGTCGTTTGCTACAATTAAAAAGTCACGATACCGTTTTCGAAATTGATTTAAACAAACTCACTGAAAACGTAAATTATTACCGCTCTTTAATTTCTAAAGAAGTAAAAATTATGGGAATGGTAAAAGCCATGGGTTACGGCAGTGGCAGTACAGAAATCGCACGAACATTGCAGCACATGGGTGTGGATTATTTGGCCGTTGCTTATGCGGATGAAGGAGTAGAGTTAAGAGCTTCCCATATTTCTTTACCAATTATGGTCATGAGTCCGGAAGAAGACGCCTTTGAAGATATTATAAATTATCAGCTTGAACCAGAGATCTATCATTTTAAAGTGCTCAGATCCTTCGTTGCTAAGTTGGATTCTATGGGCATTACAGAGCCATATCCAGTCCATCTTAAAATAGACACGGGCATGCATCGTTTAGGATTTGAAGAACAAGACTTCAATGAATTATTAAAGGAACTTCAAAGAACGCCACAATTAAAAGTGCAATCTGTTTTTTCGCACTTATCTGGTTCAGACAATCCTGATTTGGATGCATTCACAAAAGAGCAAATCCGAATTTTTGAAAGTGCTTATAATTTATTAGAAAAAGGATTAGGCTACACTGTTATAAAACACATTTGCAATTCAGGAGCCATTACACGTTTTAAAGAAGCGCATTATAACATGGTGCGTTTGGGAATTGGCATGTACGGAGTAGGAGTGAATGAAAAAGAACAAAACAAACTAAAAAATGTTGGCACTCTAAAAACACGTATCAGTCAGATTAAAAATGTTGTAAAAGGGCAAACCGTGAGTTATAACCGTAGTGGAAAAATTAACAGCGATACTAAAATAGCTACCATTCCAATTGGATATGCAGATGGTTTTAGTCGCGCCTTAGGTAATGGTAAACACGGCGTGTATATTCAAAACACTTTTTGTAAAACGGTTGGTAATATTTGTATGGACATGTGCATGGTGGATGTTACCGCTATTAGATGTAACGAAGGTGAGGAGGTTATTATTTTTGAAAATGCCGAACAAATTAATGTCATGGCGCAAGCAATCAACTCTATTTCATATGAGGTGCTTACTAGTGTATCTGCAAGAGTGAAGAGGGTTTATGTGCAGGAGTAG